The Halarchaeum grantii nucleotide sequence TCGCCGACCGACTCGCCGAGACGACCGACCGCCTCCGCGACGCCGACGTCCGCATCGAGGGCGACGCCGGGCGCGTCGGCGAGGGCGACGTCGTCCTCCCCGAGTTCGACGTCGTGCTCGGCTACGTCGACGCCGCCATCGAGGACGGCCTCGACTCCACCGCCGTCGAGAGCTACCTCGAGCGGATGGGCTTCGACGTGGACGCCTACGACCCCGTCACCCACCGACTCGAGGACGACGACCCGCTCGCCCGCGAGGACGCGCGCGCCGTCCGCCTCGAACACGCCGACCGACTCGCCGCCGACGTCCGCGAGCGTGCGGCGGTGGGCGGCGACTGAGCCGCCGGCCTACGGGAGCGTGACGTCGACGTCCGCGAGGTCGCCGGCGGCCTTCACGGTGTTGTAGAGGAGCATCGCGCGCGTCATCGGCCCCACACCGCCCGGCGAGGGCGTGATGACGTCCGCCTTCTCCTTCGCGCTCTCGAAGTCCACGTCGCCGGTGAGCCGGTACCCCTTCTCGGTGTCCGCGTCCACGCGGTTCGTCCCGACGTCGACGACCACCGCGCCCTCCTTGAGCATCGAGCCGTCGATGAACTCGGGGACGCCGGCGGCGGCGACGACGACGTCCGCGCGCGTCGTGTGCGCCTCGAGGTCGTCGGTTCGCGAGTGACAGACCGTCACGGTGGCGTTCCCGCCCTCGTCGCGCTGGAGGAAGAGGTTCGCGAGCGGCTTGCCGACGATGTCCGAGCGCCCGACGACGACGACGTCCTTCCCCGCCATCTCGACGTCCGCCGACGCGAGGAGCTTCTGGACGCCGTGGGG carries:
- a CDS encoding tetrahydrofolate dehydrogenase/cyclohydrolase catalytic domain-containing protein — its product is MTHVVDGNAVAADVRSGLEDAIETLNDAGVQPGLATVLMSDDDASATYVSMKQRDCEEVGINGIHVEIDPDAPAEELYETIDELNADPDVHGILVQLPVPDHVDDREVLRRIDPAKDVDGFHPENVGRLVAGDARFKPCTPHGVQKLLASADVEMAGKDVVVVGRSDIVGKPLANLFLQRDEGGNATVTVCHSRTDDLEAHTTRADVVVAAAGVPEFIDGSMLKEGAVVVDVGTNRVDADTEKGYRLTGDVDFESAKEKADVITPSPGGVGPMTRAMLLYNTVKAAGDLADVDVTLP